A genome region from Acinetobacter lwoffii includes the following:
- the ftsI gene encoding penicillin-binding protein PBP3 → MVDKRKKQPVRKKQSVTDKNASNVYINRFYIMWAVVLLCFVTLICRAFYVQIINKDFLQNKANANILRTNTIKAMRGVIYDRNGIPLAISTPIMKIVIDPRDYFDNKKLYDETMLALEKEPNSRKLKRQLPDKNLNLDELADAVGMDRAELRKKMEERPRSRYLILKKEVPPQQAELIIKRNFQGVYTEKNYKRYYPQPQPNSQIIGLTNSEGSGIEGLEMQLNSRLSGKDGEQQIIRDKKGNRVKEPEVIKEVEPGENITLSIDSRLQYIMYRELTAAGVANNARSATAIAVDVKTGEILALSSWPSYNPNDKNSLLNKDAMRNRGAVDSFEPGSTMKPLTVAMALESGKYTANSVVNTTPGSMRVGNHTIRDTHNYGQLTLGGILQKSSNVGVAKLALSLPYETLPTFYKRLGFGQRSAVKFPGESAGLILPPSKWNVSEVATMSYGYGLNATVLQLADAYAMLANKGVKMPLSLYKLEEQPQGEQMIDANIADQVLLMMETATLPGGTATRATIPGYRVAGKTGTAHKLRADRKGYSTSEYRALFAGVAPVSDPRIAMVVVVENPQGTYYGGTVSAPVFARVMQESLRLLNVPLDKPLEPPKVQ, encoded by the coding sequence ATGGTAGACAAGAGAAAGAAGCAACCGGTACGTAAAAAACAATCGGTCACCGACAAAAATGCCTCAAATGTTTATATCAATCGTTTTTACATCATGTGGGCGGTGGTGCTGCTGTGTTTTGTGACACTGATTTGCCGTGCTTTCTATGTACAGATTATTAATAAAGATTTTTTGCAAAATAAAGCCAATGCCAATATTTTAAGAACCAATACCATCAAGGCGATGCGTGGCGTGATTTATGATCGTAATGGCATTCCATTGGCGATCAGTACTCCGATCATGAAAATTGTGATTGATCCACGTGATTATTTTGACAATAAAAAACTCTATGACGAGACCATGCTGGCGCTGGAAAAAGAACCGAATAGCCGCAAGCTCAAACGTCAGTTACCCGATAAAAACCTGAATCTGGATGAGCTGGCTGATGCAGTCGGTATGGATCGGGCAGAACTGCGCAAAAAAATGGAAGAACGTCCGCGTTCACGTTATCTGATCCTGAAAAAAGAAGTTCCGCCACAACAGGCCGAACTGATCATTAAACGTAATTTTCAGGGCGTATATACCGAGAAAAACTATAAACGTTATTATCCGCAGCCACAGCCGAACTCTCAGATTATTGGCCTGACCAATAGCGAAGGCAGCGGCATTGAAGGTCTGGAAATGCAGCTGAATAGCCGTCTTTCCGGAAAGGATGGCGAGCAGCAGATCATTCGCGATAAAAAAGGTAACCGGGTCAAAGAACCGGAAGTGATTAAAGAAGTTGAACCGGGCGAAAATATTACCTTAAGTATCGACTCGCGTCTGCAATATATTATGTACCGTGAGCTGACGGCTGCCGGTGTCGCCAATAATGCCCGTTCAGCGACTGCGATCGCTGTTGATGTCAAAACCGGTGAAATTCTGGCGCTGTCCTCATGGCCATCGTATAATCCGAATGATAAAAACAGCCTGCTCAACAAGGATGCCATGCGTAACCGTGGTGCAGTCGATTCTTTCGAGCCGGGTTCGACCATGAAGCCGCTCACTGTAGCGATGGCGCTGGAAAGTGGCAAATATACGGCGAATTCAGTCGTGAATACTACACCAGGCAGTATGCGGGTCGGCAATCATACCATTCGTGATACGCATAACTATGGTCAGTTGACACTCGGGGGCATTCTGCAGAAATCCTCTAACGTTGGTGTAGCGAAACTGGCCTTGTCATTGCCTTATGAAACCTTACCAACCTTCTATAAACGTCTGGGTTTTGGTCAGCGTTCAGCAGTGAAATTCCCAGGTGAAAGTGCCGGTTTGATTCTTCCACCAAGTAAATGGAATGTGTCAGAAGTGGCAACCATGTCCTATGGTTATGGTCTGAATGCGACGGTACTACAGCTGGCTGATGCCTATGCCATGCTGGCCAATAAAGGCGTGAAAATGCCACTGAGCCTGTATAAGCTGGAAGAACAGCCCCAGGGTGAGCAGATGATCGATGCCAATATTGCCGATCAGGTCCTGCTGATGATGGAAACCGCAACCTTACCAGGTGGTACGGCAACTCGCGCCACCATCCCAGGTTATCGCGTGGCAGGTAAAACCGGTACTGCACATAAGTTGCGTGCCGACCGTAAAGGTTATTCGACCAGTGAATACCGGGCTTTATTTGCCGGCGTAGCACCAGTCAGTGATCCACGGATTGCCATGGTGGTGGTGGTAGAAAATCCACAAGGCACCTACTATGGCGGTACGGTATCTGCACCAGTCTTTGCCCGCGTGATGCAGGAATCCTTGCGTCTGCTGAATGTCCCTCTGGACAAACCTTTAGAACCTCCCAAAGTCCAGTAA
- the ftsL gene encoding cell division protein FtsL, producing MLILMVFISAVFVVFQVFEYRQDNRKLSTYLRERDDLNAEWGRLLIEQQTFGATAQIGTRAVTQLRMYSPPVSQSVVISLPQTSDEKK from the coding sequence ATGCTGATACTGATGGTCTTCATCAGTGCAGTATTTGTGGTATTTCAGGTATTTGAATACCGTCAGGATAACAGAAAGCTGAGTACCTATCTGCGTGAAAGGGATGACCTGAATGCAGAGTGGGGGCGTTTGCTGATTGAGCAGCAAACTTTCGGCGCGACGGCACAGATCGGTACGCGTGCAGTGACACAGCTGCGTATGTATTCACCTCCGGTTTCACAAAGTGTCGTGATTTCCTTACCACAAACTTCAGATGAGAAAAAATAA
- a CDS encoding UDP-N-acetylmuramoyl-tripeptide--D-alanyl-D-alanine ligase, with protein sequence MHTSTTSTAALEPWSIEQLQQATQGYWLNDKKPAGQIKRILTDSRDAESGDAFLALKGERFDAHDFIAQVAAQGCEIAIVSRPVDADICQLVVEDTRLALGQLGAYRRQQNPQLKVIALTGSSGKTTTKEMLGSILSRLAPTLVTRGNLNNDLGVPVMLLELRPEHQYAVMELGASHQGEIDYTSKMVQPHVAGIINIGTAHLGEFGGRDGICRAKSEIYAHISETSIIPAADDFAETIRAAVKTEKSLSFGAGGEVYASDIVLEAQSSSFTLNTPQGSKTVQLPFAGEHNVENATAAAAFALAIGINLYDIVAGLEQAVGAKGRLNFILHKDYLFIDDTYNANPGSMRAAAEVLAQQQGIRVMVTGDIGELGSSAAIEHYKLGRDLVSVKGINFVVAVGEFAPAAQEGARSTQYGKKMQAFLNQEQALPFLIRLIETHQPQPMSFLFKGSRFTHMETLMAALMEKL encoded by the coding sequence ATGCATACCTCAACAACAAGTACTGCGGCGCTGGAGCCGTGGAGCATAGAACAATTACAACAGGCTACTCAAGGCTACTGGTTGAATGATAAAAAGCCTGCAGGCCAGATCAAGCGGATTTTGACTGATTCACGTGATGCAGAATCAGGTGATGCTTTTCTTGCGCTGAAAGGTGAGCGTTTTGACGCGCACGACTTTATTGCTCAGGTGGCCGCTCAAGGTTGTGAAATTGCCATTGTCAGCCGTCCGGTGGATGCTGATATTTGCCAGTTGGTGGTGGAAGATACCCGTTTGGCATTGGGACAGTTAGGTGCTTATCGCCGTCAGCAGAATCCTCAACTCAAAGTCATTGCCTTGACCGGCAGTAGTGGCAAGACCACGACTAAAGAAATGCTGGGAAGCATTCTGTCGCGTCTGGCACCGACCTTGGTTACGCGTGGTAATTTGAATAATGACCTCGGCGTGCCGGTAATGTTGCTTGAGCTGCGTCCTGAACATCAATATGCGGTGATGGAACTCGGTGCGAGTCATCAGGGTGAAATTGATTACACCTCGAAAATGGTGCAGCCGCATGTGGCTGGGATCATTAATATTGGGACGGCACATTTAGGTGAATTTGGCGGTCGTGACGGAATTTGCCGTGCAAAATCCGAGATTTATGCGCATATCTCTGAAACCTCAATTATTCCCGCTGCCGATGATTTTGCTGAAACCATTCGTGCTGCAGTAAAAACCGAAAAAAGCTTAAGTTTTGGTGCTGGCGGTGAAGTCTATGCCAGCGATATTGTGCTTGAAGCTCAATCTTCAAGCTTTACACTGAATACACCACAAGGCTCGAAAACAGTTCAGTTGCCGTTTGCCGGTGAGCATAATGTCGAAAATGCGACCGCAGCAGCAGCTTTCGCCTTAGCGATCGGTATTAATCTTTATGATATCGTGGCTGGCCTGGAACAGGCCGTGGGTGCGAAAGGTCGTCTGAACTTTATTCTGCACAAAGACTATTTATTTATTGATGATACCTACAATGCCAATCCGGGTTCGATGCGTGCAGCGGCTGAAGTTCTGGCGCAGCAGCAGGGCATCCGGGTGATGGTCACCGGCGATATTGGTGAACTCGGTTCATCTGCCGCAATCGAGCATTACAAGCTCGGTCGGGATCTGGTCTCGGTGAAAGGCATTAATTTTGTGGTGGCTGTAGGTGAATTTGCGCCTGCCGCACAAGAAGGTGCTCGTAGTACACAATATGGTAAAAAAATGCAGGCTTTCCTGAATCAGGAGCAGGCATTACCGTTTTTAATTCGTTTGATTGAAACACATCAACCTCAGCCGATGTCATTCCTGTTTAAAGGGTCGCGTTTTACCCATATGGAAACATTGATGGCTGCATTGATGGAGAAACTCTAA
- the mraY gene encoding phospho-N-acetylmuramoyl-pentapeptide-transferase: MLLWLFEHLAGFDSTFQVVRYLTLRALLSVLTALTIGLVLGPVMIRKLQALKYGQAVSSYAPENHAKKMGTPTMGGVLILLSIGISTLLWADLSNPYVWIVLGVMVIFGAVGWADDWIKIRYKDNAGLPAKKKFFWTSVGSLGAGIALYVIAQQQTNPVHTANMLDLLIPFFKDLSIPLSMIPLGIGFIIFTYFVINGASNAVNLTDGLDGLAIMPIVLVATGLGVFAYLAGDVRFANYLHIPYVKYSSELVVVCAAMIGAGLAFLWYNAHPAQVFMGDVGALSLGAMLGTIAVMVRQEIVFAIMAGVFVVEAVSVFLQIGSLRMRNKRVFLMAPLHHHYEKKGWRETQVVIRFWIITIMLVVLGLMTLKLR; the protein is encoded by the coding sequence ATGCTGTTATGGCTCTTTGAACATTTGGCGGGCTTTGACAGCACGTTTCAGGTGGTTCGTTATTTAACTTTACGTGCTTTGCTCAGTGTCTTGACGGCATTGACCATCGGTCTGGTGCTCGGTCCTGTAATGATTCGCAAGCTTCAGGCGCTGAAATATGGTCAGGCAGTCAGCTCGTATGCCCCTGAAAACCATGCTAAGAAAATGGGCACGCCGACCATGGGCGGGGTGCTGATCCTGCTTTCGATTGGTATCTCAACTCTACTCTGGGCAGATCTTTCCAATCCTTATGTCTGGATTGTGCTGGGTGTGATGGTGATTTTCGGTGCCGTTGGCTGGGCCGATGACTGGATTAAAATCCGTTATAAAGACAATGCGGGTTTGCCTGCGAAGAAAAAATTCTTCTGGACTTCAGTTGGTTCTTTGGGTGCTGGTATTGCTTTGTATGTCATTGCACAGCAACAGACCAATCCGGTGCATACCGCGAATATGCTGGATCTGCTGATTCCATTCTTTAAAGACCTAAGCATTCCATTATCGATGATCCCATTGGGCATTGGTTTTATTATCTTTACCTATTTCGTGATTAACGGTGCCTCCAATGCCGTGAACTTGACTGATGGTCTGGATGGTCTGGCAATCATGCCAATCGTGCTGGTTGCTACAGGTTTGGGCGTATTTGCCTATTTGGCCGGTGACGTGCGCTTTGCCAATTATCTGCATATTCCTTATGTAAAATATTCGTCTGAACTGGTGGTGGTCTGTGCTGCCATGATCGGAGCGGGTCTGGCTTTCCTTTGGTATAACGCCCATCCAGCCCAAGTATTTATGGGGGATGTCGGTGCTTTATCTCTCGGTGCAATGCTCGGTACGATTGCCGTCATGGTGCGTCAGGAAATCGTATTTGCGATTATGGCCGGTGTCTTTGTGGTGGAAGCGGTTTCAGTGTTCTTGCAGATTGGTTCATTAAGAATGCGCAATAAACGTGTATTCCTGATGGCACCGCTACATCATCATTATGAAAAGAAAGGCTGGCGTGAAACCCAGGTGGTGATCCGTTTCTGGATTATTACGATTATGCTGGTAGTTTTGGGTCTAATGACCTTAAAATTGCGCTAA
- a CDS encoding UDP-N-acetylmuramoyl-L-alanyl-D-glutamate--2,6-diaminopimelate ligase: MSITFQDLYTPHDVADWMKQSFQGFELDSRKVKPGQIFIALTSLSQPEKTTQFAQKALDQGALAVISETELDVSPNLVLADVRHLMGQWQKQYLQATQPVTAARILAVTGTNGKTTISRLVAEFIMLQGKACAVMGTTGNGILPNLEASSHTTLDALQLQNALHGYAQAGAEFASIEASSHGLEQGRLNGCDIEIAGYSNLSRDHLDYHGTLQAYAEAKSGLFRFKSLKVAVINIDDEHAQIMLDAAQTNPAQPKILTYSTQQKADYQVQDIQYSISGATFKLKSASAEYMVNSPLLGHFNIENLVASLIMAEQVGFDLNSLIATVPQLKGAPGRMQVLRDGERLFVVDYAHTPDALTQVLVTLKRHVSQNLWTVFGCGGDRDRGKRPLMTQAALDGSDIAVLTSDNPRTEDPAQIFADMKNGIDFSGKTYHEIHDRREAIKFAVKHAQVGDIVVIAGKGHENYQEIDGVRHWFDDVIEVQAAIDAQHCSTDSAYSAH, from the coding sequence ATGTCTATTACATTTCAAGATCTCTACACCCCTCACGATGTCGCTGACTGGATGAAGCAATCCTTTCAGGGCTTCGAGCTGGATAGTCGTAAAGTTAAACCGGGACAAATTTTTATTGCCCTGACCAGTCTGTCACAACCGGAAAAAACTACTCAATTTGCCCAGAAAGCTTTGGACCAGGGTGCATTGGCTGTGATTTCAGAAACTGAACTGGATGTATCTCCAAATTTGGTGTTAGCAGATGTACGCCATCTAATGGGACAATGGCAAAAGCAGTATTTGCAAGCAACCCAACCCGTCACTGCTGCGCGTATTCTTGCAGTCACCGGCACCAATGGTAAAACCACGATTTCTCGCTTGGTGGCTGAATTCATCATGCTGCAAGGTAAAGCCTGTGCGGTGATGGGCACAACAGGTAATGGAATTTTACCGAACCTAGAAGCATCTTCGCATACCACCCTGGATGCCTTGCAACTGCAAAATGCCTTGCATGGCTATGCGCAGGCCGGTGCGGAGTTTGCCTCGATTGAAGCCAGTTCGCATGGTCTGGAACAAGGCCGCTTGAATGGTTGTGATATCGAGATTGCGGGCTACAGCAATTTGAGTCGTGACCATCTGGATTATCATGGAACGCTACAAGCTTATGCAGAAGCAAAGTCTGGTTTATTCCGATTTAAATCTTTAAAAGTGGCTGTCATCAATATCGATGATGAACATGCACAGATCATGCTGGATGCTGCACAAACTAATCCGGCACAGCCTAAAATTTTGACTTATTCCACCCAGCAAAAAGCGGATTATCAGGTTCAGGATATTCAGTACAGCATTTCAGGGGCGACCTTTAAACTAAAATCTGCTTCTGCTGAATATATGGTTAACAGTCCATTGCTGGGCCATTTCAATATTGAAAATCTGGTCGCCAGTCTGATTATGGCGGAACAGGTCGGATTTGACTTGAACAGTTTGATTGCAACTGTTCCACAGCTTAAAGGTGCGCCAGGTCGCATGCAGGTGCTACGTGATGGTGAGCGCCTGTTTGTAGTGGATTATGCGCATACTCCGGATGCTCTGACTCAGGTTCTGGTGACCTTGAAGCGTCATGTTTCACAAAATCTCTGGACTGTTTTCGGCTGTGGCGGTGATCGTGACCGTGGTAAACGTCCACTGATGACTCAAGCTGCTTTAGATGGTTCAGATATCGCAGTACTCACTTCTGATAATCCACGGACCGAAGATCCGGCACAAATCTTTGCGGATATGAAAAACGGCATCGATTTTTCCGGCAAAACCTATCATGAAATTCATGACCGTCGTGAAGCGATCAAGTTTGCGGTTAAACACGCGCAGGTGGGTGATATTGTCGTGATCGCAGGAAAAGGGCACGAAAATTATCAGGAAATTGATGGTGTACGTCACTGGTTTGATGACGTGATCGAAGTACAAGCTGCCATTGATGCCCAGCATTGCAGTACAGATTCAGCCTATTCAGCGCATTAG